One segment of Zymoseptoria tritici IPO323 chromosome 2, whole genome shotgun sequence DNA contains the following:
- the MgCUT4 gene encoding cutinase (PF01083), with protein MFHSTLLSLSALLALSAAAPLTPRQTVSCVSGLYILVARGSGQAAGEGSVATVADMIEARVPNSLSDAVVYPATFENYFGSVNEGIDNAKSKIRSYVDQCGESSRIALVGFSQGAHVMTDTMAGGTLTQGPIEDEYAQYIKAIVAFGDPRYVDDQSYNVGTADNDGIFARTDSLPRLNRYAGILRSYCDRGDPICARGLLADVHSNEPRKYATQAAEFVAGLVD; from the exons ATGTTCcactccaccctcctctccctctccgccctcctagccctctccgccgccgcaccCCTCACACCCCGCCAAACCGTCTCCTGCGTCTCCGGCCTCTACATCCTCGTAGCCCGCGGCTCAGGCCAGGCAGCAGGCGAAGGCTCCGTCGCCACAGTCGCCGACATGATCGAAGCTCGCGTCCCGAACTCTCTCAGCGACGCCGTCGTGTACCCCGCCACGTTCGAAAACTACTTCGGTTCCGTGAACGAGGGCATTGACAACGCGAAGTCGAAAATCCGCTCGTACGTCGACCAGTGCGGGGAGTCCAGCAGGATCGCTCTGGTGGGATTCTCGCAGGGCGCGCATGTTATGACTGATACCATGGCGGGGGGAACTTTGACGCAGGGGCCGATTGAGGATGAGTACGCTCAGTATA TCAAAGCCATCGTCGCCTTCGGTGACCCGCGCTATGTGGACGACCAGTCCTACAATGTCGGCACTGCGGACAACGATGGTATTTTCGCTCGAACCGATAGTCTGCCGAGACTGAATCGTTATGCTGGCATCTTGAGGAGTTATTGCGATCGTGGCGATCCGATTTGTGCGAGGGGGTTGCTGGCTGATGTGCACTCGAATGAGCCGAGGAAGTATGCCACGCAGGCGGCGGAGTTTGTGGCTGGGCTGGTGGATTAG